The DNA segment tgcaggtccctgaaaatctcatctacaaaggattggaagactgattgagcattcatcaacccgtacggcatgacgaggtactcatagtgcccagaggtggtactaaatgccgtcttccactcatccccctcccggatacgcaccaggttgtaagcgctcctgagatccaatttggtgaagaagcgcgccccatgcaaTGTCTCTGtcacactggctatgagaggcatcgggtaactgtacttcaccgtgatctgatttatgcctcgatagtcaatgcacgggcgtaaacctccatccttcttcttcacaaaaaaagaaactcgacgaggcaggtgaagtggaaggccgaatgtatccctgtcccagagattcggagacatatgtttccatagccgccgtctcctcctgtgacagaggatacacgtggctcctgggaagtgctgcgtctaccaggagatttatcgcacaatccccccgtcgatggggtggtagttgagtcgccttctttttacagaaggcgagagccaaatcggcatattcagggggaatgtgcatggtggagacATGGTTTGGACTCTACACCTTAGTTGCACCTATGGAaacacctacacacctccctgagcactgacgtgaccatcccttgagagccctctgttgccacgaaatagtggggtcatgataggCCAAGCAGGGAAGCCCCAgcaccacaggaaacgcaggagaatcgaTCAGGAatagactaattctctcctcatgaccctcctgcgttatcatacatagtggagctgtgacctccctaatcaggcCCGACCATCTAAggcatgtacagggaagggcacatcaacaggaacaataAGGATCCCTAATCTAagtgcaaatgaacggtcaataaagttcccagctgcgcctgaatctactagcgccttatgctgggaatgcggggaaaactcaggaaattctatacatacacacacacatgtgcgcaactgggagctctgggtgagtctggtgcctactcacctgggaacctccccagcaccgaccagcagtgtgcacTCTGCGACCACAGGGGGTGCAGGAAACGGCCCCCCCGCCGGTCACCCTTCGAGTAGCACCTCCGAGCTCCATAGGTGTAGGATCgaaggtgctgggggatggaatggACGGACCCCGATCCGGACATACGCGGGTggccaacaggttatccagccagatggataaatccaccagctggtcgagggtaagggtggtgtccctgcgtGCCAGCTCCCGACGAACGTCCTCACGTAGACTACACCGGTAATGGTCGAatcagggccctctcattccatcccgcgctggcagccagggtcctgaagtccagtgcaaagtcctgtgcgctcctcatcccctgtctgaGATGGAACTAGTGTTCCCCCGCCGCACTCCCCTCAGGTGGATGATCGAAGACCGCCCGGAGGCGGCGGGTGAGCGGACCAACGCTGCGTTTATTCCTCCTTAtcggcgttggcccactcaagCACTTTCCCCGACAAAtaggagatgagggcggacacacTCTCGTGTCCCGAGGGAGCCGTGTGGATGGTCGCCTGGTAGAGCTCCAActggagcaggaacccctggcacccggcagccgtcccatcatatgccctcgggagcgagagccgaatcccactgggtccaggtgaaggaggggtggacagcaGTGTGGGTTGGGGTGAAGTTGATGGGGGTGTGGgaaaaccccctctctcccatcgctCCATGGTGTGCAGCACGTTATCCATGGCTGTACCAAGATTTTGGAGCATCGTCGAGTGCTGCTGGACGCTCTCCTCCACTGGTAACAGAGGACTGGGtgcacctgctgactccataaacgggtgcgtgtttctgtcaggtgtcagtgtgcagcagtaggacggagtcaggcgcagaacacagaactgagtaaaagacGTACTTTACTCGAAAAGAAACAACACTAGTTTCCACTCAGGGAaaaacacaccagctcacagaagtcttgaacactaaacaaagaacaaacacgcacaaaaccatgtgggaaccagagcgttaaatagggaataaattataacgtaatgggaaccaagtgtgtacaatcaagacaaaacaagtggagaaagaaacgtagatcggtggcagctagaaagcaggtgacgttgaccgccaaacgccgcccgaacaaagaCAGGCaccaactttggcggaagtcgtgacaacattTGATATAAAATGGTTGAAAACTGTTGCTCCACATGGCACCTTCtacggaagcaaatggaatgaaacagCAAGGGACCCACCTGAATTTGtctaatagaaactctcatttttgTTGCAAAAAGTTCAGTTTCGAGGAAACGGTTTCCATTgctaaacgttttgcaacagtgTCCGACTAATGAATACACTGTCCTAATTAGAGTTCAACTTATGCTATGTTACCTATAACCCTTTATGCTACTATACTAGCAAACCCACAGTTGGTGTCACAATAACCATAAAATCCCATCGGACACAAACTacttgaatcaacattgtttcaacgtaatttgtcaacgtattgtgacgtgaAAATTACATTGGATTtggaaaaagtcatcaacgttGTTTTGAGGGGAACATTTCAACCACCGGagtacactgagtttacaaaacattagggacaccttCCTATTATTGATTTTCACCCCCCTCTGCCCTCAGaccagcctcaatttgtcaggacaTGGACACAACAAGATGTCGAAAGCAATCCACagcgatgctggcccatgttgactccaatgcttcccacagttgtgtcaagttgactgaatgtcctttgggtggtggaccattcttcatacacatgGGAagctgttgagagtgaaaaacacaGCACCGTTGCAGTTTTTGAGACACTCAatctggtgcgcctggcacctacaataccccgttcaaaggcacttaaatcttttgtctcaccaattcaccttctgaatggcacacatacacaatccatgtctcaaggcttcaaaaaatccttattttacctgtctcctccccttcatctacactgattgaagtggatttaacaggtgacgtcaataaggaatcatagcttccacctggattcacctggtcagtctgtcatggaaagagcaggtgttcctaatattttgtacactcagtgtacagtgtgtcatcatggtaaccaattttcaacatagacaaaccttatGTAACATATCTTGATTTTGTGCATTTGAAACAACATCAGATCTTCaatgttatatccactatcagaagaaaaacaataggctgggcagcaactcctactggagagttaatCTTTCTACAGCTACCCATTTGGTCTCCCATCTAGGGTCTTAACCAAGCCcagctttgatatttgtcactgacgattaccaatgtgctatcgtgagaatgattaCTGAGAGATCTCTTaaaactaaatagattcactgttgctatcaaagtcattccaaTGGACATGTTTAACAAAGCAAATGAAACGTAACCATACTTTAGGTCATATGTCATCAATTATACTATTTAGGCCGttatagcatttgcaaagtcaccAACAGCTATTGTTTGAAGTTCAACCAAGTGTTCAACTAAATATAGACAATACATATAGGCCTACGGTTTTTAGCTTTGGTTGATTTCTAGAAAGAATaggaccaaatcaaatcaaacttgaaatacattttgtggttgacatggagacatgaatccaacatatcatttgTATATTTTGTAAACAAACTGAATATTGAATTacgtttggttgtcaacgcaaccaaatattatttgaaggagatgtatcttctgcttggatagtttcatctgtgccactgacttagtctggctttaattccagtttgtcttcAAATTAATCATGTATTTGTTGGATTCACATAAATTAAGGAATAGGACTACTCAAAACCAATCAAAAATGAAATGCACTTCAATTAAAGTTTAATTTAATGCTATTCTTTAACttcgatttttggttgagatggagatgtgaatctgacatattttttaaacatgacctttatttaactagggaagtcagttaagaacaaattcttatttacaatgacggcctaccccgacgacgctgagccaactgtgtgccgcactatgggactcccaatcactgccagaTGTGAGGCAGCCTGGATTttaaccaggtactgcagtgacccCTCTTGCACTGTCTttgaccactgcaccacttgggataatatcaattattaatttgaagACGAAATGGAATTAAAGCCAGAGTAAATCAGTGGCACAAAAAATGCATCTCCTTGAAATGtcgatatttggttgcattggcAACCAAACACAACTCAATATCACTTTTGTAATACAGAAAATAGTAttttaacttgtcgacaagttaacaagTGATATGTTGGATTTACGtctccaactaaaccaaaaatggAAGTTAAATAATAGGATtgagccagtggctcagatgaaacTATCCAATCATTAGATACATACAGTAtcttttaaatgttgatatttgatgtgttgtcaaccaaacacagtTCAATAtgacttttgtaatacagtaaatagtcCAAAGCTtaagggcaattccaccacttttcaacctcctTTTCTCCATCACAATTCCAGtctctacatatgtgaaaatggtgcaTCTATACGTTTTGTTGAAAGAATTTATACATTTATTAATGTGATGGCATCATCAAAGGTTAAAACATTTAGGGCCTCCTGAGTGGggcggtggtctaaggcactgcatcgcagtaccAGCTGTGGCACtaaagattctgggtttgagtccaggctctatcgcagccggccacgacaaGGAATCCCATGGGGCggtgaacaattggcccagcgttgttcgggttaggggagtgtttggccagcagggatgtccttgtcccatcgcgctctagcgaatCACTCCTGTAGCGGGACAggtgcagtgcacactgacaccaTCACCAGGtgcatggtgtttcctctgacacagtagtgtggctggcttctgggtttaGTGGGCATTGTTTCaacaagcagtgcagcttggttgggttgtgtttctgaGGACTCACGGcttctcgaccttcgcctctctcgaGTCTGTAAGGGAGTTGAAGccatgagacaagactaactaccaattggataccacaaaattggggagaaaaatggggtaaaaaaaattacatacgtatatatatatatttttttaaagttaaaACATTTAGAAATCTGTGATTTTCAAACATGAGAATCGCAGTGAAGTGAGGAGCACCGTGATGTCACAGAAGCattttttaaccacagatcatagaaacgcgctgtagacactggtttggtactggaaataatgaatatgaggttgaaaagtggcggaattgccctttaaggctatcttacaaacaaATGTAACAATTTACTCAACTGTTGGTCAATTTCTTCAACAAATGATCAGGTCTATATAATTATCAAACATACATTAGTAATGGAAAGGAAACACAGACTCTGTTTATGTATTAAAATACTCCTTTAGTAATACAATTGTAAACAGAAGTTGGTACAGAGTAGAGGAGTGATTATTTGCTGCATAAAACACATCCTTTGTTCATGTcaaaatgtgcatcctgtttttACAGTGGCAGGGATGCAGTCTAATGAGTTATCTTTCTTCAGTGGGGAAGAAGGTGAAATGCAGGGTCTGACAGAGTAGGCTACACCACAGAGTCCTCCTCTTCTGGACTCCCTGAGGTGGATACACAGCACTCTGTACAGTGAGCACAAAAACAATTGCGTATTTCAACACTGCTCATACCACACATACAGACATACCATACAGTATCAACTTGGGCAGGAGTACTTTGTCTTTAGGCTACTCAAGAAGTTTGTCACTTACCTTTAATATCTTTCTTTTTCCAGATGCAGCATATTCCGAAAAATAATGCTTCTATTACAAGGACTATCGTAATGATTGTAATTCGATTAGGACCAGACTCTGTCAAAATAAAAACAGGAAACAAACTGGTGAGTCCCAAAACAATATTTACACTTTACCCTGTTTCTTCTCATAATCTAATTTGATAGTGTTGCTAAATTGTTCTACTTTTTGGCTTAATTTAATCAACAAAAAAAGAAGGTAACTGAATTCTGTCTGTGGGCTGTTCCTGTTGATAAATATTATTGTTTTATATGGTGTCTAACCCCCAGCGCTGGAAGAATAGCAGTGAATGGGGATCCAAGTAAACTAATTAACCagtccaataaaaaaaaaatgttgcacaTTACCATTAATGACATACCTACAACCTGAAGGCAGAGCGTTTCAATGTTGAGTTTGGTTGTCTGGTTACTGACTGGGTTGGCAGCCACACAGCTGTAGATATCTTTGTCCTGTAGCTTTATCtccagagggagagacaggttgGTGGAGAGGTCAGGGCTACTGGTCTGGTTgagtctcttctctcctctgtaccAGGACAGGGTCCTATCTATCTGGTTCTCCACAGAACACACCACTGAACAGCTCCCCTTCTCTGATGAACTGTCCAGAACATCACCTTGAGGGATTTTTCTGACTTGAGTACGTGGTCCTGGAGCTGGGATATTAAAATTCAAACAATGATTTAACACAGATTAATGTCATTAATATTGGTCCTCTGGGTAGGAGGACAACTCTCACTAGTAACAAAATTGTGGTGAGCACATCAGTTTTTTTATCcctttggtgcaattttcacaagtatgtggtacattttcacaactttaAGCACAAATCTAAACAGATCAAAACTGCTCAATTCAAAACTAAGCACATTCTCAATTGACTGAGTGCAACAAACAGTCACTTGTTAACTGCACAAAATCACCCTTTCAATTTGCATTCATATTCAAAGTATTTGCGCGTCACAATGCAATACTTGGTGTGACGTTGACACAGTGGAAGGATTTTACAGTAATCCAATTGTCTGCGTTCAACCACAAACTCTAAACAtggtttattttatttgacaggTGATCAAAAAACAAGACATCGGATAACATGACTAACCCCACATTATTACAAGAACATACATGTGATTCGCATAAACACTTTCCATTCTCAATGTCTGGTTAGGCCTATTCATAATACGGCTTTAGATTAGGTGTCTTAGGACATAATAACAATCGCTACAATGGTGTTGTAAATATCAGAATTGAATTGATACACTTTAAGCTGATGATTTAAGCTGATGATTTAAGCTGATgatactgtagcagttacagtaacacGTCACAGAAAAGTTGATATTGTGTAATGTTGCTTGGGGCAGAAACGGCATACAGTACGCTACATCAACACTTTTTACTGTAGGATTCTGTTTTACAATACATGCCACAATACTCCTATATCTGACGATTTCTTCTACGTATGAACTGTATAAAGAAACGGTTTCTGTAAATTAAAACAAAAAATCTCAACATGCTCCAAAGTTTGATAAACTGTAATGAAAATGTTATTTATcctctattttattctattcagCACTTCAAAAATATCTGTTTAGAAAATTGTATCATGTATTCTGTGCAATTAGGTTAAATGTTACATTAAAATTACTAAATGGTGAGCCTGTATCATTCTCTGATATACAATATTGGTGACTAAATTAAATGTTCATGTTATTTTCTGAAGAAAAAAAGATTTTTCATGAATGACTCAGGATTGAAAGACCTTTTGACCTCCAatatcatattattatattatttcacacagagtacGTGATCTGTTAGGCCAATCTTAATCCTGAACTATTTTAGGCTTCTCCTAACAAAGGGGGTGAACATTTTATAGagttttcttttcactttgacattatgcagtattttgtgtagattaatGACAAAACAATTATATTGGTCTAAATCCAtgtcaatcccactttgtaacacaacaacatgtgaaaaAAGTCCACTGAGGGTGAATATTATAGGCACTGTGTAATGTTTTGAGTCACACCTATGACTGTAAGGTAAGGGCATTAGGTCCCACTTAAAACACTGTTGTATATAAAACCAACACTCACCATAGACAGTTAGATAGAATCTCTGAGATGTTTTGTGTGTATTGAAAATGTCTAGCTGATAAACTCCAGAGTTGTTGAGGGTGAGATTTCTGATGGTGAGAGATCCAGTTTCTCTGTCCAGCTGCAGTCTGTCTGGGAATCTTCCTTTGAATTCTGTGATAATCTCTCCTCTGATGACCTGACTCTCAACTATTGAGGTGTTTGGAATGTCTGGACCAAAGAACCAAAATATCTTATCATCAACATGTAGTCCAGTTAGTCCAGTGTGTAGAGTGACAGActgcccctctctctgtgtcaatATATTCACTTCAGCATTCACAGCTCCCAACAGATCTGGAATAAAAAAAGATTAAATATGAATGTGTTGTTCAGTAGCAAAGACAAAGGGCACAAATCATACTGTTATTATGTCAAGGTTATTATGGTTTGTTTTAAGTTTAGCTTAAGTTTGTTTTCAGATCCACTTTACTAGTTTGTATTTAGTTTAAGTtttataaaaacatgtattttttgttttaattGTTTAAGTGTTAGGGACAGAACGTTGCCTATTTGTGGGAGGTTAGGAGGCTTATCTGTTTGTGTTTTGGGGAATGTCACTTTCATGCAGCTGTGTGGCGGTAATGGTACGTTCAGGACAACTGGGAAAATCATGacgtgatgtagttgttgagcgtcttccctgcaagtatattgtatgttttaaatatacattttttttaaatcatgaacTTCAGGTAGGAAAGTCGGAGGTCTTGGAAGAGGCCCGAGTTGGAATTACGAGTTGGAAGACAGTTCAAAATTCAAGACGATGTTTCCTTGCAAGAGCTCGTTTTcctccgagttcccagttgtgttAAACGCACTGAAGTCAAAGAGTTCTGAGTTCCCAGTAGTTTTGAAATCGGCATAATGCATAAGGTGATGGGTCAGGTCATAGGTTaggtttaaaggtagactcagcgagatGACGTAGataccaggggcgaaaatctgatatcaactttggaggggacaattacatgacattttctcaagagcaattcctgagggggacaccaaaagtagtgctgtaacacatagcctacattgtaatatggtaaatgtatattgaggaaccaaagaaataaggtgtttgccgtactcctaactaccggtacccaaaactacacaactaatcacaacagcaataccattgcctttaacaaatcttagttcagtcaccagtttaagttgagagtgggggtatccatggcattttccaattatgttcttattttacaagtcaaaaaaattgagaacctttcataatgttgccaaacaaagactcaacaaacttacctgagactccctgtctctgccagtctgtccctgcatatctgtccccaactctgctgtctgtgtgccatctgttgcctgctctgcctaatgacatcattgtgaaacatttccattagaatttattttctttcttatgaacattttatcaactagtctttgagatattaggctactagggttcttactatgcgttttggtgtattgaaaaatactctgatgtccgtcttttatttttctgccatttttctacctggctggctggctggctacacacacagtgtgtaggttatttacagtaggagatgggcttctatcatcttcaatcattctatttgggcttcgatctaaaaggtagctagcaaatgtgaaacggattaaaatgacaagagttgacagctgtatgagttcaccatttacacaacatatgctgcaaccttttgtaattttaatagtttgtttcatattggctggcttccaacaatagctgaatttgcaaagctagcgagcaccaattcagtttcagtggtgtttgctataatctttgctacccgggttaaataaaggtgaaattaaataaataagttcccttgcgacaatttagcttctgcaacgagaccattaaatatatttaagacaatggtagaagagagtgtagttctgtttagtttggatttcagtttatcgctaaccttatcacagggactttgaagcaccaacttacatcatctgcatgctgatcttggaataaattgacgatagcaaagattccatctttgacgacgccacataaatggaataggtactagctagcttaatagttaatatttgcgcgctagctctgcatattcagctagtgtgtgtgcgcgattgactggattaacctcacgtcagttacgtgcattgagtgcctttcagacagtagatacgacctctctgttacctagcaagctaaggaactggcagtggatcaaaccattgtgagggaaagggtggggggggggggtcgcaatcttttgaaacttaaaaacgcgatATTAAGTGTCTATAAATCAGCACAactgctttcattgcgtattataaatattatttaaattacagttatgtttcagtgatatattgggggggacaaatcatatttttccaggatgggggggttgtgtcccccccgggatttccgcccctggataTGGGGGTTAGATACATGTTTATTTTGACAATTTAAAGAACCTTTTATAAACAATGCCAACACTGAAGTTGATCTGaaccttgctgttggaaaacaacTTTAATGTCTGGCTGTTGCAGATGCACCTCCCCTACCCTCcgtttgtgcccataggctacgttgttgccggtgatgtctggtgaggacctgccttacaataggcctacaagccctcagtccagcctctctcagcctattgcggacagtccgAGCACTGATggggggattgtgtgttcctggtgtaactcgggcagttgttgtttccatcgtgtacctgtcccgcaggtgtgatgttcggatgtaccgatcctgtgcatgttgttacacgtggtctgccaatgcgaggatgatcagctgtccgtcctgtctccctgtagcgctgtcttaggcgtctcacagtacggacattgcaatttattgccctggccacatctgcagtcctcatgcctccttgcaacatgcctaaggcacgttcacgcagatgagcagggagccCGGGCATCTTTATTTCGGTgtctttcagagtcagtagaaaggcctttttagtgtccGACGTTTTTATAACTTAccataattgcctaccgtctgtaagctgttagtgtcttaacgaccgttccacaggtgcatgttcattaattgtttatggttcattgaacaagcatgggaaacagtgtttaaaccaggGGTCACCAACCTTTTTGAAACAGAGCTACTTCATGGGTACTGAGTCATACGAAGGGCTACCAGTTTGATACGCTCTTCTGAAATAACAAATTTTCTCAGTTTGCCTTTAGTTATACGTTATTAATAATGATTAATGATACTCATCTATGTGAAGACACTGATCACGTTAATATTTCTCACAGtaattatcaacaatgacaataaGGTGGGAAACAGATATCAATATTCAGCACTTTAATCTCAGTAATTGTTAAATTTTCAGATGATCACTTACATCACTACATTTCATAGGAAAAATGTCCCATTTTCACTAGCCACTGACAAACCCTTTTAACAAATCATGAACTGTTTCAAAAAGTTATCAATTATGTAATGTTAGAAAAATCaacttatttttaaataaatcttGTCACATTTTGAACTAATGACCAAATCTGCTGCATTTAACACACTTAAATTAAGCACAATTCTTCAATATTTTAATTTGACTTCGCCATGGCACTGCCATGTTGCCACTGACAACATCTAGtatctgtttctttgttagtgggaAGACTGACATTGCATGCTGTTCACCAGTGTATGGTAATCTGGTGTGTAACTTGACACTGCAATTGTGAGTGAGTCTTTCAGATGTGCATCAGTGAGGCGTGTTCTGTGTTTGTTCTTGATGAAGTTCATGTCAGAAAACGCTGATTCACAGAGATTGGTTCAACCAAACAGGCTAGCAACCTTCATAGCTGCTGTGCATACTCCACTGTACTTCTCTGTGTCAACAAGGCACCAAAAGTTTGGTGCAGCCTGGTAGGCTTTGAGGTGGAGgtcatttttgcaatgttatgattTCAATCTCCACCTGTCCAGCATCCAAGTCGAACATTGCACTTAGTTGCTCAGCAAATAATATTGTGTCCACATTCATGAAAGGATTGGAAATGAACTACACACATGGCTCAAGCTGATGAAGGTCACAAAACCTATACTCAAACTCTTGCCCAAGTCTGTTTATGACTTCACAGTACTTTTCTGCAACTTTGTCAAATGTCTCAGATGCAGAAGCACTGTCTTTCAGCACCGACTGCACAGAGGGAAAGTGCAGCACCTTTGTTTTCTGAAAATCCACAGAGAAAATTTTCATCTTAGCTTTAAACGCATTTAAAGCACTTATCAGATCAACAACAGTCTTACCTTTGCCTTGCAGCTTGCAGTTCAAGTCGTTTAGTTTCCCAGTAATGTCCGTCAAAAATGCAAGGTCAAGTGTCCACTCTGTGTCCTCTAGCAGTGAGACGTCTTCGCCTTTGGGCTGCTTGAACTCTTGGATTTCACCCAAAAGTGACAAAAAACGAAGTGGTCCTCTGCTGAGCCATCGGATTTCTGTGTGTAGCAGCAGGTCACCATATTCAGCTGACATCTCCTCCAATAGCACCTTGAAAATCCTGTACTATTTTGCTTTGGAGCggatgttgtttatgatttttacAACGGGAGTCATCACGTGCTCAAAGCCGATCACTTTTGCACATAACGCCTGCTGGTGAATGATGCAGTGTTAATGCAGACATTTTGGGAAGTCTGGGTCACTTTTACAGTGAGCGATGAAACCTGTATGTCGGCCGATCATAGCAGGAGCCCCGTCTGTAGTCACCGCTACCAGCTTTTCCAATGGTACCTTTTTCTGCACGAAAAACTCCTTCACCGTGTTATAAATGTCAACTCCCCTCGTAGTTGTCTTTAAGGGCAGTTGTGCCAGGAGTTCTTCTCTTGTGGAGAAACACCATCCGGATAAAAACTAACAGCTGCGCTATACTGCTGCTGTCCACGGACTCGTCGCACTGGATCCCGGTCCAGCTGATCAGCCAAGTTACCATAGTTGACACTCGTCGAACCATCGTAGATGCACCCAATTGGACGTCGGAGAGAGTGGAGATTAGATCAGTTCCATTTTTCTCGTCTTTAAGTACAGTGTTAGCAATTATCATAATTGCTTCTTTGACAACTTCTCC comes from the Salmo trutta chromosome 4, fSalTru1.1, whole genome shotgun sequence genome and includes:
- the LOC115191967 gene encoding hepatocyte cell adhesion molecule-like, with protein sequence MSAEYGDLLLHTEIRWLSRGPLRFLSLLGEIQEFKQPKGEDVSLLEDTEWTLDLAFLTDITGKLNDLNCKLQGKDLLGAVNAEVNILTQREGQSVTLHTGLTGLHVDDKIFWFFGPDIPNTSIVESQVIRGEIITEFKGRFPDRLQLDRETGSLTIRNLTLNNSGVYQLDIFNTHKTSQRFYLTVYAPGPRTQVRKIPQGDVLDSSSEKGSCSVVCSVENQIDRTLSWYRGEKRLNQTSSPDLSTNLSLPLEIKLQDKDIYSCVAANPVSNQTTKLNIETLCLQVVESGPNRITIITIVLVIEALFFGICCIWKKKDIKECCVSTSGSPEEEDSVV